Proteins from a genomic interval of Desulfovibrio desulfuricans:
- a CDS encoding ERF family protein: MNRYQSENITDLAKALLNVQRTVQPVTKDAENPFTKSWYASLNSVMDACRDALIENGIWLCQYPVPVEQPNSLGLVTKLTHAESGQWQSSLAVVPLPKADPQGMGSAITYARRYALTAMLGMVTEDDDGEGAKNGKKSPTRPKLPVIAPESQKARHRELSTANNISSPSNRPPASLENLPPLEGITYQQVTAQDGRPCIIATGNTQAKKELLTGAGFRWNPQRKLWWKYIDAA, encoded by the coding sequence ATGAACCGTTACCAGTCAGAAAACATTACCGATTTGGCTAAGGCCCTGCTCAACGTACAGCGAACCGTGCAACCTGTCACCAAAGACGCAGAAAATCCCTTCACCAAAAGCTGGTACGCCAGCCTCAACAGCGTCATGGACGCCTGCCGAGATGCGCTTATCGAAAACGGCATCTGGCTGTGCCAGTACCCGGTGCCTGTTGAACAGCCTAATTCCCTTGGGCTGGTCACCAAACTGACTCACGCTGAATCAGGGCAATGGCAAAGTTCTCTTGCTGTGGTGCCGCTACCCAAGGCCGACCCGCAGGGTATGGGATCGGCAATAACATACGCCCGGCGCTACGCTCTAACCGCCATGTTGGGCATGGTAACTGAAGATGACGATGGCGAAGGGGCTAAAAATGGCAAAAAATCGCCTACACGGCCTAAATTGCCTGTAATTGCCCCTGAATCGCAAAAAGCTCGTCACCGCGAACTATCCACTGCAAACAACATTTCATCCCCATCAAATCGACCGCCAGCAAGCCTTGAAAATCTCCCACCGCTGGAGGGCATCACCTACCAGCAAGTTACCGCTCAGGACGGACGGCCTTGCATCATTGCCACCGGCAACACGCAGGCCAAAAAGGAATTACTGACTGGCGCGGGCTTCCGCTGGAACCCGCAGAGAAAATTGTGGTGGAAGTATATTGACGCCGCATAG
- a CDS encoding type II toxin-antitoxin system RelE/ParE family toxin, translated as MQNRPVRWLALALEDLQGIAAYLTEKDSDAGQQVAQCLWNAGQSLASLPSQGRTGRVVGTREFALTEIPYFIAYRVVKSEVQILSVLHTARRYPQ; from the coding sequence ATGCAAAATAGGCCTGTGCGGTGGCTCGCTCTAGCGCTTGAGGATTTGCAAGGCATCGCGGCGTATCTAACCGAAAAGGACTCAGATGCAGGGCAACAAGTAGCCCAATGCTTATGGAATGCTGGGCAAAGCCTTGCCTCCTTGCCTTCTCAAGGAAGGACTGGCAGGGTCGTAGGGACCCGTGAGTTTGCTCTGACAGAAATTCCGTATTTTATTGCATACCGCGTTGTTAAATCCGAAGTACAGATACTTAGTGTTCTTCATACCGCCCGACGTTATCCACAATAA
- a CDS encoding CopG family ribbon-helix-helix protein: protein MSTVTARLDTDTQAQLEKLAAATSRSRSWLVAEAVRQYVAEQSWQVEAIQEGVRQADEGKFASDQEVTEAFTSWGVHAK, encoded by the coding sequence ATGTCTACGGTAACGGCACGATTGGATACGGACACGCAGGCACAGCTTGAAAAGCTTGCCGCTGCTACCTCACGGTCTCGTTCCTGGCTGGTGGCAGAGGCGGTAAGGCAATATGTGGCAGAACAGTCCTGGCAGGTCGAAGCCATTCAGGAAGGTGTTCGTCAGGCAGACGAGGGCAAATTTGCTTCTGACCAAGAGGTAACGGAAGCATTTACTAGTTGGGGCGTCCATGCAAAATAG
- a CDS encoding DUF3150 domain-containing protein — MAQLISDIRILDNLLALNLNVSLWSARRKMSQEDLGGAELPPEDLASLGSKRIADPENLKVFGTLKARAFNYLDRHGVRFMSGWAIPEEKAGEIVQELLNIRAEFQKEKEAFLAGYDQNVQAWIEKHHQWGEIIRNSLVGPDYVRARMDFRWQLYKVAPLEQHADNTAVLEAGLAEEVQGLGGTLFDEVAKSADDIWRRVYHGKTEVTHKALSPLRTLHAKLNGLSFVEPHVAPVADIVQAALQRMPKKGNITGTDLLLLQGLVCLLKDSTALVAHAQKVVEGYGPAFVLDALLAGPGVIAEQDGSSMQVDGAADGYDDVPILPDIHVADSALPHPAIPSLGLW; from the coding sequence ATGGCACAACTTATTTCTGACATACGCATTTTGGATAACTTGCTGGCCCTTAATCTCAACGTCAGCCTGTGGTCGGCCCGACGCAAAATGAGCCAAGAAGACCTGGGCGGCGCAGAGCTGCCCCCCGAAGATCTGGCATCACTGGGTTCCAAGCGCATTGCCGATCCGGAAAACCTCAAAGTATTCGGCACACTCAAGGCCCGAGCCTTCAACTACCTTGACCGGCACGGGGTACGGTTCATGTCTGGCTGGGCAATACCTGAAGAAAAGGCCGGCGAGATCGTGCAGGAGCTGCTCAACATCCGTGCCGAATTCCAGAAAGAAAAGGAAGCGTTTCTGGCTGGCTATGACCAAAATGTGCAGGCATGGATTGAGAAGCACCATCAGTGGGGCGAAATTATTCGCAATTCCCTTGTGGGGCCTGATTACGTACGCGCCCGCATGGATTTCCGCTGGCAGTTGTATAAGGTGGCCCCGCTTGAGCAGCACGCAGACAACACCGCTGTGCTGGAAGCCGGTCTGGCGGAAGAGGTGCAGGGCCTGGGCGGCACCCTGTTTGATGAGGTGGCCAAGTCGGCTGACGATATATGGCGCAGGGTTTACCACGGCAAGACGGAGGTAACCCACAAGGCGCTCTCGCCATTGCGCACCCTGCATGCTAAGCTCAATGGTTTGTCTTTTGTAGAGCCGCATGTGGCCCCGGTTGCTGACATCGTGCAAGCGGCTCTGCAGCGCATGCCCAAAAAGGGCAATATCACTGGCACAGACCTGCTGCTGTTGCAGGGGCTGGTCTGCCTGCTCAAGGACAGTACGGCCCTTGTGGCCCACGCCCAAAAAGTTGTTGAGGGTTATGGCCCGGCCTTTGTGCTGGATGCCCTGCTGGCCGGTCCGGGAGTTATAGCTGAGCAAGATGGCAGCTCAATGCAGGTAGACGGTGCTGCTGATGGATATGATGACGTGCCTATTCTGCCCGACATCCACGTGGCTGACAGCGCTTTGCCGCACCCTGCCATACCTAGCTTGGGTCTGTGGTGA
- a CDS encoding cobaltochelatase CobT-related protein, translating to MIRTKDVLNCLPLVASILGDRYGVQVRIGGNEACTNGKVIHLPSLPMDCEPELLALARSFVDHESGHIRHTDFSVLKAANLDSVTFNLFNCLEDWRVEKKLSGIFPGCRRNLNWLIRRFFVEQAQPRAGDSSPALAVLDYVLLTVRAWDVNEVTPARQHAASIMEHHFPGLIEALDAIMVKAYIHCPDTKAAIEYAKQIALCIRQWEPPQPTESSKYTSANNKTAVRQAKEKTNDSTSQIDQQHESACASAPVQHSRALNALPLKALFHAEAQDLPQNIGEIMAIELTNCSVESAGDALTVAVEGTRQAAPLPADQKLQALQASIALRTRLQCFLQAQTQRRCSIGRRGTLHPSSLHRLQVGNDRVFQKESVHQGLNTAVHILLDVSGSMAGAPINLANRACFAVTTALSHIRGVNPAVTAFPAVSVTNSVFPIMRHGQPLPDRFDIRASGGTPLAGAMWWVLQTMLPLKEQRKMILIITDGMPDNQLAANNAIGVAQKLGFEVYGLGIRDEHITHLLPHTSKVVNDLPDLVPAMFAMLQAALLKGGEV from the coding sequence ATGATACGCACAAAAGATGTACTCAACTGCCTGCCCCTTGTGGCGTCTATCCTTGGCGACCGCTACGGGGTACAGGTGCGTATTGGCGGCAATGAGGCCTGCACCAACGGTAAGGTAATTCACTTGCCCTCATTGCCAATGGATTGTGAACCCGAATTGCTGGCATTGGCGAGGTCGTTTGTGGATCATGAATCCGGCCATATCCGACACACTGATTTTAGCGTGCTGAAAGCTGCAAACCTTGATTCTGTGACCTTTAATTTGTTTAACTGCCTTGAAGATTGGCGTGTTGAAAAGAAGCTGTCGGGCATTTTCCCCGGCTGCCGGAGGAACCTGAACTGGCTGATACGACGATTCTTTGTAGAGCAAGCACAGCCAAGGGCCGGGGATTCGTCCCCGGCCCTTGCTGTTTTGGACTATGTGCTGCTGACGGTGCGTGCTTGGGACGTGAATGAGGTGACCCCGGCACGGCAACATGCGGCGAGCATTATGGAACATCATTTTCCCGGCTTGATAGAGGCCCTGGATGCCATCATGGTCAAGGCCTACATCCATTGCCCTGATACAAAGGCAGCGATTGAATACGCGAAACAGATCGCCCTATGCATCCGACAGTGGGAACCGCCTCAACCAACTGAAAGCAGCAAATACACGAGCGCAAACAATAAAACAGCCGTGCGTCAGGCTAAAGAAAAGACCAACGATTCTACCTCACAAATCGACCAGCAACATGAATCGGCTTGCGCCTCTGCGCCGGTTCAACATTCGAGGGCTTTGAACGCGTTACCGCTCAAAGCTCTTTTTCATGCGGAGGCACAAGACTTACCCCAAAACATCGGGGAAATCATGGCGATTGAGCTTACCAATTGCAGCGTTGAATCCGCCGGTGACGCGCTGACCGTTGCCGTGGAAGGCACCCGACAAGCAGCACCGTTGCCTGCAGACCAGAAGCTGCAAGCCCTTCAGGCCAGCATCGCCCTGCGTACACGCCTTCAGTGCTTTCTGCAGGCGCAGACACAAAGACGTTGCAGCATCGGGCGTAGAGGAACACTGCATCCCAGTTCACTACACCGTCTGCAAGTTGGGAATGATCGTGTTTTCCAAAAAGAATCTGTGCACCAGGGTCTTAACACGGCTGTCCATATCCTGCTGGACGTAAGCGGCAGCATGGCTGGCGCACCGATTAATCTTGCCAATCGAGCCTGCTTTGCCGTGACAACTGCGCTGAGCCATATTCGTGGCGTGAATCCGGCAGTGACGGCCTTTCCCGCAGTCTCGGTGACCAATTCTGTATTCCCAATCATGCGGCATGGGCAGCCGTTGCCAGATAGGTTCGACATTCGGGCTTCTGGCGGAACCCCCTTAGCTGGGGCCATGTGGTGGGTTTTGCAAACCATGCTGCCCCTTAAAGAGCAGCGCAAGATGATCCTGATTATCACTGACGGCATGCCGGACAACCAACTTGCTGCAAACAATGCCATAGGGGTGGCCCAAAAACTTGGTTTTGAAGTTTACGGACTCGGCATTCGGGATGAACACATAACACACCTGCTGCCACACACGAGTAAGGTGGTCAACGATCTGCCTGATCTGGTGCCTGCCATGTTTGCCATGCTGCAGGCTGCCTTGCTCAAGGGTGGTGAAGTATGA